A portion of the Trachemys scripta elegans isolate TJP31775 chromosome 9, CAS_Tse_1.0, whole genome shotgun sequence genome contains these proteins:
- the FAM43A gene encoding protein FAM43A: MLPWRRNKFELLAEEPRQPSKPKGYAVRLHCSALGSLARACPEGALHRVGSMFRSKRRKFRVTSEDPTYTVLYLGNAATLQAKGEGCTDLAVGKIWAKSEAGRQGAKMKLTIGAQGIRMAHAEERAPRRPGHLYLLHRVTYCVADPRLPRVFAWIYRHELKHKAVMLRCHAVLVSRPEKARAMALLLYQTSAAALAEFRRLKKRDDARHQQQQLVGEQSIPLVPLRKLLPGRGCYKPPVERSRSAPKLGSITEDLLGEAQEERARHFECEDILEAPGGAPLLLRAGPGSLDGPELTQLISDLGELSIGNDLQALRADLRVTRLLSGESTGSESSIESSGQDGGAAPCNGQEEGGGQEPETG; the protein is encoded by the coding sequence ATGCTGCCGTGGCGGCGGAACAAGTTCGAGCTGCTGGCGGAGGAGCCGCGGCAGCCCAGCAAGCCCAAGGGCTACGCGGTGAGGCTGCACTGCTCCGCGCTCGGCTCGCTGGCCCGCGCCTGCCCCGAGGGCGCGCTGCACCGCGTGGGCAGCATGTTCCGCTCCAAGCGGCGCAAGTTCCGCGTCACCAGCGAGGACCCCACGTACACGGTGCTGTACCTGGGCAACGCGGCCACGCTGCAGGCCAAGGGCGAGGGCTGCACCGACCTGGCCGTGGGCAAGATCTGGGCCAAGAGCGAGGCGGGCCGGCAGGGCGCTAAGATGAAGCTGACCATCGGCGCGCAGGGCATCCGCATGGCGCACGCCGAGGAGCGGGCCCCGCGCCGGCCGGGCCACCTCTACCTGCTGCACCGCGTCACCTACTGCGTGGCCGACCCGCGCCTGCCCCGCGTCTTCGCCTGGATCTACCGGCACGAGCTGAAGCACAAGGCGGTGATGCTGCGCTGCCACGCCGTGCTGGTCTCCCGGCCCGAGAAGGCGCGGGCCATGGCGCTGCTGCTCTACCAGACCTCGGCCGCGGCGCTGGCCGAGTTCCGCCGCCTGAAGAAGCGCGACGACGCgcggcaccagcagcagcagctggtcggGGAGCAGAGCATCCCGCTGGTGCCGCTGCGCAAGCTGCTGCCCGGGCGCGGCTGCTACAAGCCGCCGGTGGAGCGCAGCCGCAGCGCGCCCAAGCTGGGCTCCATCACCGAGGACCTGCTGGGCGAGGCGCAGGAGGAGCGCGCCCGGCACTTCGAGTGCGAGGACATCCTGGAGGCGCCCGGCGGCGCCCCGCTGCTGCTGCGGGCCGGCCCCGGCAGCCTGGACGGGCCGGAGCTGACCCAGCTCATCAGCGACCTGGGCGAGCTCAGCATCGGCAACGACCTGCAGGCGCTGCGGGCCGACCTGCGCGTCACCCGGCTGCTGTCCGGGGAGAGCACCGGCAGCGAGTCCTCCATCGAGAGCAGCGGCCAGGACGGGGGCGCCGCGCCCTGCAACGGCcaggaggaggggggcggccaggAGCCGGAGACCGGCTGA